In a single window of the Nicotiana tomentosiformis chromosome 8, ASM39032v3, whole genome shotgun sequence genome:
- the LOC104101414 gene encoding protein STAY-GREEN homolog, chloroplastic, translating to MGTLTASLVVPSKLNPEKQSSIFIYKTRRKSNKNQSIVPVARLFGPAIFEASKLKVLFLGVDEKKHPGKLPRTYTLTHSDVTSKLTLAISQTINNSQLQGWYNRLQRDEVVAEWKKVKGKMSLHVHCHISGGHFLLDLFARLRYYIFCKELPVVLKAFVHGDENLLNNYPELQEALVWVYFHSNIQEFNKVECWGPLKEAASPSSSGGVGGKMRNTNTTSNSNWDLPQPCQESCSCCFPPMSLIPWPSDDISGINGEPIQGLQEQ from the exons ATGGGAACTTTGACTGCTTCTCTAGTAGTTCCATCTAAGCTCAACCCTGAAAAGCAAAGCTCTATTTTTATATACAAAACCAGAAGAAAGTCCAACAAGAATCAATCCATAGTCCCT GTGGCAAGGTTATTTGGACCAGCTATATTTGAAGCTTCAAAGTTGAAGGTACTTTTCTTAGGAGTTGATGAGAAAAAACATCCAGGAAAACTGCCAAGAACATACACATTGACTCATAGTGATGTTACCTCTAAACTCACTTTGGCTATCTCTCAGACCATTAATAACTCTCAG TTGCAAGGGTGGTATAATAGATTGCAAAGGGATGAAGTGGTAGCAGAATGGAAGAAAGTTAAAGGGAAGATGTCACTTCATGTCCACTGTCACATAAGTGGAGGCCATTTCTTGTTAGACTTGTTTGCTAGACTCAGATACTATATCTTCTGCAAAGAGCTCCCTGTG GTTCTGAAGGCTTTTGTTCATGGAGATGAGAATTTACTAAACAATTACCCAGAGTTACAAGAAGCTTTAGTTTGGGTTTATTTTCACTCAAACATTCAAGAATTCAACAAAGTAGAGTGTTGGGGTCCACTCAAAGAAGCAGCCTCCCCTTCATCTTCTGGTGGGGTAGGTGGCAAAATGAGAAATACAAACACTACAAGCAATAGCAACTGGGATTTACCACAACCTTGTCAAGAATCTTGTTCTTGTTGCTTTCCCCCAATGAGTTTGATTCCTTGGCCTTCTGATGATATTTCTGGGATTAATGGTGAGCCTATCCAAGGCTTGCAAGAGCAGTAA
- the LOC117278004 gene encoding uncharacterized protein produces the protein MSTYAERAWRDLSKGLWEARTHGLGKDVVMRPPSGDEEVLQPTSKPEKAIKRKMALDSEGQKPKKRAARKPKASMLHREAFFQSRVELSRYEAEVRRLTEERDALKILSEQREGEVKGLRTEMEASRKEQAELFDEIRGRGVEEEHGPPRLKEGDCLNSTLSSANSDRERLATELAAAKTEVEQTTANADAMVAVYRSDAEAAQIRAKGVVEAAQARANWVSNHAKFEIEKAMELEAEARVLAFPDDDDTGSANISESEEGLEGEDAAPGED, from the exons ATGTCGACATATGCCGAGCGcgcatggcgcgatttgtcaaagggcctgTGGGaagctcgtactcatg GTCTCGGAAAAGATGTGGTTATGAGACCCCCATCAGGTGATGAAGAAGTTTTACAACCTACCTCAAAACCGGAGAAGGCTATTAAGAGAAAAATGGCCTTGgactccgagggtcaaaaaccAAAAAAGAGAGCGGCTCGTAAACCCAAG GCTTCTATGCTTCATCGCGAGGCATTTTTCCAATCCCGAGTGGAGCTGAGCCGGTACGAGGCTGAAGTTCGAAGGCTTAccgaggagagagatgccttaaagattctcagtgagcagagagaaggagaagtGAAAGGACTTCGGACCGAGATGGAAGCATCTAGGAAAGAACAAGCTGAGTTGTTCGA TGAAATCAGAGGCCGAGGAgtggaagaagaacatggaccgcctcGCCTCAAAGAAGGAGATTGCCTGAACTCAACT TTGAGCTCAGCAAATTCTGATCGAGAGAGATTGGCCACAGAACTTGCGGCGGCAAAAACGGAGGTTGAGCAAACCACGGCcaatgctgatgcaatggtggccgTTTATCGatctgatgctgaagctgctcaaattcgagcaaaggGGGTTGTTGAGGCTGCTCAGGCTCGGGCAAACTGGGTTTCCAATCATGCTAAAT TCGAGATCGAGAAAGCTATGGAGCTTGAAGCCGAAGCCAGAGTGTTGGCCTTCCCAgatgatgatgataccgggagtGCGAACATATCTGAAAGTGAAGAGGGCCTCGAGGGCGAAGATGCTGCTCCCGGAGAGGACTaa